A part of Thermocrinis albus DSM 14484 genomic DNA contains:
- a CDS encoding nucleoside deaminase yields MKDSHEPFVKACLLEAHRAFRKGEIPVGCVVVKEGRIIARAHNRTIALKDPTAHAEILAIRKALKKLGESFLYGCTLYVTLEPCAMCAYALVLARVDKVIFLAQDEKLGAVMSLYNLLDETAFNHRVRWEFLPVEEAGRLLRDFFKNLRHGKAGEG; encoded by the coding sequence ATGAAGGACTCTCACGAACCTTTTGTGAAGGCTTGTCTTCTGGAGGCACACAGAGCCTTTAGAAAAGGCGAAATACCTGTGGGTTGCGTGGTGGTAAAGGAAGGCAGAATAATAGCGAGAGCCCACAACAGAACGATAGCCCTGAAAGATCCAACAGCCCATGCTGAGATACTGGCTATAAGGAAGGCCCTCAAAAAACTGGGTGAAAGCTTCCTCTACGGCTGCACCCTTTATGTGACCCTAGAACCCTGTGCTATGTGCGCTTACGCTCTTGTGTTGGCCCGCGTGGATAAAGTTATATTTTTAGCACAGGACGAGAAGCTGGGTGCTGTCATGAGCCTTTATAATCTTCTGGATGAGACCGCCTTCAACCACAGGGTAAGGTGGGAGTTTCTTCCTGTAGAGGAAGCGGGTAGACTTCTGAGAGACTTCTTTAAGAATCTTCGACATGGAAAGGCTGGAGAAGGCTAA
- the metG gene encoding methionine--tRNA ligase produces the protein MKFYVTTPIYYVNDVPHIGHAYTTVAADTLARFYRMRGYEVFFLTGTDEHGLKIQKTAEEKGVHPKDLADQNASNFMELWRFMNISYDRFIRTTDPDHQEVVREMFQKSWERGDIYLGEYEGWYCVGCEEFKSESELLEGKLCPLHLKPCEYVREPSYFFRLSKYQEALLKLYEEMPDFVRPEHRLREVVSFVSMGLRDLSVTRPASRVRWGIRVPFDEEHTIYVWFDALFNYVSAVRERMHLWPADLHLVGKDILRFHAVYWPAFLMSVGLDIPRTVFAHGWWKVEGQKMSKSLGNVVSPVDLVKEYGLDPVRYFLLRDMPFGDDGDLRRDNILKRINGELANEIGNLVSRVLSMVLKYTQGKATGGKDAQYEKVCGETIKRYEELMGRVDFYNALEEVLKFSSYLNKYVDSKAPWQMAKVGDPSLDDVLYTLVDGCFVVGYLLYPFVPQSMEKLMQAIGIEKLPQQIRPYSFAGYTVREKVNLFPRI, from the coding sequence ATGAAGTTTTACGTCACCACACCTATATACTACGTAAATGACGTGCCCCACATAGGGCACGCTTACACTACTGTGGCGGCCGACACACTGGCCCGTTTTTACCGTATGAGGGGTTACGAGGTTTTTTTCCTCACCGGTACCGACGAACACGGTCTTAAGATCCAGAAGACGGCGGAGGAAAAAGGAGTACATCCCAAAGATCTGGCCGACCAGAATGCATCCAACTTTATGGAGCTATGGCGTTTTATGAACATCAGCTATGACCGATTCATAAGAACCACAGATCCAGATCACCAGGAAGTGGTACGTGAGATGTTTCAGAAAAGTTGGGAGAGGGGAGACATATACTTGGGAGAGTACGAAGGTTGGTACTGTGTAGGTTGTGAGGAGTTTAAGTCAGAATCAGAACTTCTGGAAGGTAAGTTATGTCCCCTTCATCTAAAACCTTGTGAGTACGTAAGGGAACCCTCTTACTTCTTTCGTCTCTCTAAGTATCAGGAAGCTCTTCTTAAGCTGTACGAAGAGATGCCCGACTTTGTAAGACCTGAACACCGCCTGAGGGAAGTGGTGTCCTTTGTAAGTATGGGTCTCAGAGACCTTTCTGTTACGAGACCTGCCAGTAGAGTTAGGTGGGGTATAAGGGTTCCCTTTGATGAAGAACACACCATCTACGTGTGGTTTGATGCTCTCTTTAACTATGTGTCCGCCGTAAGAGAAAGGATGCACCTATGGCCAGCTGACTTACACCTGGTGGGTAAAGACATACTGCGTTTTCATGCCGTTTACTGGCCTGCTTTTCTTATGTCAGTAGGTCTGGACATACCGCGCACCGTGTTCGCCCACGGGTGGTGGAAGGTGGAAGGACAGAAGATGTCCAAATCTTTGGGAAACGTGGTGAGTCCCGTAGACTTGGTGAAGGAGTACGGTTTGGATCCGGTAAGATACTTTCTCCTTAGAGATATGCCTTTTGGAGACGATGGAGATCTTAGGAGAGATAACATCCTCAAAAGGATAAACGGTGAACTGGCCAACGAGATAGGCAATTTGGTGAGTAGAGTGCTGTCTATGGTTCTTAAGTACACACAGGGTAAAGCGACGGGTGGTAAGGATGCTCAGTACGAAAAGGTGTGCGGTGAAACTATAAAAAGGTATGAGGAACTTATGGGTAGAGTGGACTTTTACAACGCTCTGGAGGAGGTCCTCAAATTCTCCTCTTACCTTAACAAGTACGTGGACAGTAAAGCTCCGTGGCAGATGGCCAAAGTGGGTGATCCCTCTCTGGATGATGTTCTCTACACTCTTGTGGATGGTTGTTTTGTCGTGGGGTATCTCCTCTATCCTTTTGTGCCCCAAAGCATGGAAAAACTCATGCAAGCCATCGGGATAGAAAAACTTCCCCAGCAGATAAGACCTTACAGTTTTGCCGGTTACACCGTCAGAGAAAAGGTGAACCTTTTCCCCCGTATATGA
- a CDS encoding succinate--CoA ligase subunit alpha, with protein MVGTVYLNDQTRILVMGITGREASQVVTESEALYPGFVVAGVTPGKGGSQVAGKPVYNTVREALQNHPEINTGLVYVPPTSVKDAVIELVDAGIKLIYIITEHVPIRDTVYFYHYAKERGVIIVGPTSLGCIVPRIPARIGAIGGKDPSIAYADGGLVILSKSGGLTTTTAEMFKRRGWGVYMALALGGDVISCTTFADVLEKIADDPNVKGVIIQGEVGGSYEEQAAQTILRLYKEGKWNKPVAAFVAGRFQEKLEGVSFGHAGAIVERGKGKATDKIRAFNEVGKETGLVMVAEFYHDLVHCIEELGVPRDFEDSTPEGRVKPLYSTIDEETCSFKPSV; from the coding sequence ATGGTAGGAACTGTCTATCTTAACGACCAAACAAGAATACTGGTGATGGGCATTACGGGGAGAGAAGCCTCCCAGGTGGTAACCGAATCGGAGGCTCTTTACCCAGGCTTTGTGGTGGCAGGTGTCACTCCCGGTAAGGGTGGATCACAGGTAGCGGGTAAGCCTGTCTACAACACAGTGAGAGAAGCCCTCCAAAACCATCCTGAGATCAACACGGGACTGGTGTACGTGCCTCCCACTTCCGTAAAGGATGCTGTTATAGAACTGGTGGATGCCGGTATAAAGCTCATCTACATCATCACCGAGCACGTCCCCATAAGAGATACAGTGTACTTTTATCACTACGCCAAGGAGAGGGGAGTTATAATAGTGGGGCCTACCTCCTTGGGTTGTATAGTACCACGCATACCTGCCAGGATAGGTGCCATAGGTGGTAAGGACCCTTCCATAGCTTACGCAGACGGTGGTCTCGTTATTCTCTCTAAGTCAGGAGGTCTCACCACCACCACGGCGGAGATGTTCAAGAGGAGAGGTTGGGGTGTTTACATGGCTCTCGCTTTGGGAGGAGACGTCATATCCTGCACCACTTTTGCCGACGTATTGGAAAAAATAGCAGATGATCCCAACGTGAAGGGCGTTATAATACAGGGAGAAGTGGGTGGCTCTTACGAGGAACAGGCTGCTCAGACCATTCTGAGACTGTACAAGGAGGGTAAATGGAACAAACCTGTTGCTGCCTTTGTAGCAGGGAGATTCCAGGAAAAGCTGGAAGGTGTGTCCTTCGGACACGCAGGTGCCATAGTGGAAAGAGGAAAAGGTAAAGCAACGGACAAAATAAGGGCCTTCAACGAGGTAGGCAAGGAGACAGGTCTGGTGATGGTGGCCGAGTTTTATCACGATCTGGTACACTGTATAGAAGAGCTGGGTGTTCCAAGAGACTTTGAAGACAGTACACCTGAGGGCAGAGTAAAACCTCTCTACTCCACCATAGATGAAGAGACTTGTAGCTTTAAACCCAGCGTATGA
- a CDS encoding succinate--CoA ligase subunit beta, which produces MNLYEYEAYDKIFKKFGIPVPRYMFADHVNDQLVEFINQLGECVVKSQVLVGKRGKAGAVKVCKNPEEAVETVEALLQYPVYGEMPVGVLVVEKANILKELYASITYSTEVRAPVVTLSLEGGMDIEEVPPEKVRSWVIDPLKGLYPHMVRNYLLELGFPQEYMGVLRELSEVIANMWRAFWESEARLLEINPLAICQVGDKQKVLALDAVVTIDDDASVPPTKIYGVRTALKRPPTEREIQASLIDRDDHRGKAGSYVEMDGDIAMMTFGGGGSTVTIETAYAVGLKPANFTDIGGNPPAEKMYKITRIILSKPGIRGVLVCGGTANNTRIDVTLGEGVANAIRDLYKEGKLDPNWIWVVRRNGPEAEKGLRMLYEAFKECGVKGEIYDSTLPLTEAPIRLKELLDKCQSVAKEKQEDRALTEEQAKDLGV; this is translated from the coding sequence ATGAACCTCTACGAGTACGAGGCCTACGATAAGATCTTTAAGAAATTTGGGATACCTGTCCCCAGATACATGTTTGCCGACCATGTCAACGACCAGCTTGTGGAGTTTATAAACCAGCTGGGTGAGTGTGTGGTTAAATCTCAGGTGCTGGTAGGAAAGAGGGGTAAAGCGGGTGCGGTGAAGGTGTGTAAGAACCCTGAGGAGGCTGTGGAAACCGTTGAGGCTCTCCTCCAATATCCCGTCTACGGTGAGATGCCTGTAGGTGTTTTGGTGGTGGAGAAAGCCAACATACTGAAAGAGCTCTACGCTTCCATAACCTACTCTACAGAGGTTAGAGCTCCCGTAGTGACCCTTAGCTTAGAAGGTGGCATGGACATAGAGGAAGTCCCTCCGGAGAAGGTAAGAAGCTGGGTTATAGATCCACTGAAGGGCCTGTATCCTCATATGGTGAGAAACTACCTTTTGGAGCTGGGTTTCCCTCAGGAGTACATGGGTGTTCTCAGGGAGTTGTCGGAAGTGATAGCCAACATGTGGAGGGCTTTTTGGGAGTCGGAGGCGAGACTTTTGGAGATAAACCCTCTTGCCATATGTCAGGTGGGTGATAAGCAGAAGGTCTTAGCGTTGGATGCTGTTGTCACTATAGATGACGATGCTTCTGTACCTCCCACAAAGATATACGGTGTGCGTACGGCTCTCAAGAGACCTCCTACAGAGAGGGAGATACAAGCTTCTCTCATAGATAGAGATGACCACAGAGGGAAGGCTGGTTCCTACGTAGAGATGGACGGTGATATAGCTATGATGACCTTCGGTGGTGGTGGTTCCACCGTTACCATAGAGACCGCTTACGCGGTGGGACTCAAGCCTGCCAACTTCACCGACATAGGTGGTAATCCCCCTGCCGAGAAGATGTACAAGATAACCCGCATCATCCTCTCCAAGCCTGGTATAAGGGGTGTTCTGGTGTGTGGAGGTACCGCCAACAACACGCGTATAGATGTCACTTTGGGTGAAGGTGTGGCTAACGCTATAAGGGATCTCTACAAGGAAGGTAAGTTAGATCCCAACTGGATATGGGTGGTGCGTAGGAATGGACCAGAAGCGGAGAAAGGTCTCCGTATGTTGTACGAAGCCTTCAAAGAGTGTGGTGTTAAGGGAGAGATATACGACTCCACACTGCCTCTTACGGAGGCACCTATAAGGCTCAAGGAACTGTTAGATAAGTGTCAGTCTGTAGCCAAAGAAAAACAAGAAGACAGAGCTCTTACAGAAGAGCAGGCAAAGGATCTGGGGGTGTAA